The genomic region CCCCGACCGGCCAGTCCAGGCCCGAGGCCAACGTCGTCACGCTCCCGCCGCCGATGGAGACCTTCTTCAAGGCGCCGGCCGGCTGGTACTCCACCCAGTAGACGCTGGCCGCGTCCACCGCGATCGCGGTCACCTGGGCGAGCCCACTCGCCAAGGTGGTGGCGCTCCCGCCGGCGAGCGGGACCTTCTGGAGGGTCCCGCTCAGGCTGTTCTCCGCGAAGTAGACGCTGGTGGCGTCGATCGCGATCGCCTGCGGGTTCGTCAGGCCGGTCGCGAGCGTGGTCGCCGCGCCGCCGCCGCGGGCGATCTTCCTCACCGCCCCGGCCGTCTCCGTCCAGTAGACGGAGGTCGCGTCCACCGCGATCCCCCACGCCCCGGCGCTCTGGCCGAGCGTGACCGGCGCGGGCAGCACCGAGAAGGAGCCGGTGGACGAGGCCGTGCCCGACGGCGTGACGACCTCCACCGGGCAGCTCGACGCGCTCATCGCCGGGACGGTGAAGACCACCTGTGTCGTCGAGACACTGGTCACGGCGGCGCTCACGCCGCAGAGCGAGACGCTCACGCCCGTCGAGGTGGCGGGGAAGCCGGTCCCGGTCACGGTCACGGAGCTGCCTGGAGCGCCCGCCGCGACGCTCAGGCCCGTGATGGACGGCGGCGTCGAGCCACCGCCCCCCGCTCCCTCGCAGGAGCAGACCGACGTCAGGATGTACGTATGGCGCCAGGCCTCACAGGCGGCCGCGTCCGCGAACGGCCCCGCGGTGCCGCTGTAGCCGCCCATGACCGAGGCGCACTGCGTCCCGGAGCAGGTCCAGCTCACGGAGCACACGCCGCTGGTCTGTGAGCCGGGGGACTGGGAGCCTCCGGCTCCGCACGCCG from Anaeromyxobacter paludicola harbors:
- a CDS encoding IPT/TIG domain-containing protein; the encoded protein is MSWTCSGTQCASVMGGYSGTAGPFADAAACEAWRHTYILTSVCSCEGAGGGGSTPPSITGLSVAAGAPGSSVTVTGTGFPATSTGVSVSLCGVSAAVTSVSTTQVVFTVPAMSASSCPVEVVTPSGTASSTGSFSVLPAPVTLGQSAGAWGIAVDATSVYWTETAGAVRKIARGGGAATTLATGLTNPQAIAIDATSVYFAENSLSGTLQKVPLAGGSATTLASGLAQVTAIAVDAASVYWVEYQPAGALKKVSIGGGSVTTLASGLDWPVGVAVDGSAVYWTESSGAVKKTGLNGGTVTLLATGTGAGLLALDATSVYFPSNYGVASVRKTGGIASLLASGQPNMAYGVAVDGSNVYWVEQATMSSIQDGAVKKVPLAGGAVVTVTTLASGLASPKCIAVDAANVYWTEAAGPSPRKIAK